The proteins below are encoded in one region of Caulobacter henricii:
- a CDS encoding YicC/YloC family endoribonuclease, with protein MALSGMTGFARVDGALGAWSWAVEARSVNGRNLETRFRGPPGFDSLDRVARDGAQARFQRGQLTVNVQGKRAEAVGQTQVSVETLERYLKAGGPYVATGMVVKPSLDGLLALRGVIEVREEDDDAETRAAVEQAMAASIVQALEALKLARQEEGTALTPVLNGQVDTIERLTTAAGAEAAGQPAVLKDRFARRMADLLGEAASEDRIIQEAAALAVKADVREELDRLAGHVTAARTLLTGDAAAGRRLDFLSQEFMREANTLCSKSALSSLTTIGLELKATIEQFREQVQNVE; from the coding sequence GTGGCGCTGTCGGGCATGACCGGCTTTGCCCGCGTCGACGGGGCTCTGGGAGCCTGGTCGTGGGCCGTGGAAGCCCGCAGCGTCAATGGCCGCAACCTCGAGACCCGCTTTCGGGGTCCTCCGGGCTTTGACAGCCTGGACCGCGTGGCGCGCGACGGGGCCCAGGCCCGCTTCCAGCGCGGCCAGCTGACCGTCAATGTCCAGGGCAAGCGGGCCGAGGCTGTGGGGCAAACCCAGGTCAGCGTCGAGACTCTCGAGCGCTATCTGAAGGCGGGCGGCCCCTATGTGGCCACCGGCATGGTCGTAAAGCCCTCCCTCGATGGCCTGCTGGCCCTGCGCGGCGTCATCGAGGTCCGCGAGGAAGACGATGACGCAGAGACCCGCGCCGCCGTCGAGCAGGCCATGGCTGCCTCCATCGTCCAGGCCCTGGAAGCCCTGAAGCTTGCCCGGCAGGAGGAGGGGACTGCCCTTACGCCCGTCCTGAATGGCCAGGTCGATACCATCGAGCGGCTGACCACGGCGGCCGGTGCCGAGGCTGCCGGTCAGCCGGCCGTTCTGAAGGACCGCTTCGCGCGCCGGATGGCCGATTTGCTCGGCGAGGCCGCGTCCGAGGACCGTATCATCCAGGAAGCTGCTGCCCTGGCCGTCAAGGCCGATGTCCGTGAGGAACTGGATCGTCTGGCCGGCCACGTCACAGCTGCCCGCACCTTGCTGACCGGTGATGCCGCCGCCGGTCGCCGGTTGGACTTCCTGTCCCAGGAGTTCATGCGCGAGGCCAATACCCTCTGCTCGAAATCGGCCCTCAGCAGCCTGACCACAATCGGTCTGGAGCTGAAGGCGACGATCGAGCAGTTCCGCGAACAGGTTCAGAACGTTGAATAA
- the gmk gene encoding guanylate kinase, with product MNKSHHKTRGLLLMVVAPSGVGKTSLTRRLVADHGDLHLSISATTRAPRPGEHNGRDYHFVSRETFQEMIAADAFLEWAEVYGNFYGSPKPPIMDALDRGESALFDIDFQGAMKVHKQAGADSVLVYILPPSLAEMSRRLHARSQDSEEVIHRRLARAKDEVAAWEQFDYVILNDDFDKAYADLAHIYHAERQKRARNPWIGDLVASLLKENI from the coding sequence TTGAATAAGTCCCACCATAAGACCCGCGGCCTCTTGCTGATGGTCGTCGCGCCCTCTGGCGTCGGCAAGACCTCCCTGACCCGCCGCCTGGTGGCTGACCATGGCGACCTGCACCTGTCGATCAGCGCCACCACCCGGGCCCCTCGTCCGGGCGAGCACAACGGGCGCGACTACCACTTTGTCTCCCGCGAGACGTTCCAGGAGATGATCGCGGCTGACGCCTTCCTCGAATGGGCCGAGGTCTATGGCAATTTCTACGGCAGCCCCAAGCCGCCGATCATGGACGCCCTGGACCGCGGCGAGAGCGCCCTGTTCGATATCGACTTCCAGGGCGCGATGAAGGTCCACAAGCAGGCCGGCGCCGATAGCGTGCTGGTCTATATCCTGCCGCCGTCCCTGGCCGAGATGAGCCGTCGGCTGCACGCTCGCAGCCAGGACAGCGAAGAGGTCATCCACCGTCGTCTGGCCCGGGCCAAGGATGAAGTCGCTGCCTGGGAGCAGTTCGACTACGTCATTCTCAATGACGACTTCGACAAGGCCTATGCCGATCTGGCCCATATCTATCATGCCGAGCGTCAGAAGCGGGCCCGCAATCCGTGGATCGGCGACCTGGTTGCAAGCCTGCTGAAGGAAAACATCTAG
- a CDS encoding CPBP family intramembrane glutamic endopeptidase — protein sequence MSLATMMFDAQGKLRNGWWAAIFMVVLTLLLFPALLISQHLGRELSIAEQALILLVTTWLCQLLRRRPLTEVIGRLDGLWAVQLGIGGALGAALMLAPAALLALGGWISWKPNSTGLDALIASLGLMAAVAVAEELMFRGFLFQRLLAGLGEWPAQILVGGFFLLTHLDNEGMHGTTKIWAGINIFLASILFGLAYLRTRSLALPIGIHFMANVTQGGILGLGVSGASEAGLLTPTLASGMTWLTGGTFGLEASLPGLVAVIVLLVFLARWRGVKPAVQNREA from the coding sequence ATGTCGCTCGCCACGATGATGTTTGATGCCCAGGGCAAGCTACGCAATGGCTGGTGGGCGGCGATCTTCATGGTCGTCCTGACGCTGCTGCTGTTTCCGGCTCTGCTGATATCCCAGCACCTGGGTCGCGAACTGTCGATTGCGGAGCAGGCACTCATCCTTCTGGTGACGACCTGGCTTTGTCAGCTCCTGCGCCGCAGACCGCTGACGGAGGTCATCGGCCGGCTGGACGGGCTTTGGGCTGTGCAACTGGGGATCGGGGGTGCCCTGGGCGCAGCCCTGATGCTGGCACCTGCCGCACTCCTGGCGCTGGGGGGCTGGATCAGCTGGAAACCGAATTCAACCGGACTGGATGCCCTCATCGCCAGTCTGGGGCTCATGGCCGCCGTGGCCGTGGCCGAAGAACTGATGTTCCGCGGCTTCCTGTTCCAGAGGCTGCTGGCCGGCCTGGGCGAGTGGCCGGCCCAGATCCTGGTCGGCGGCTTCTTTCTGCTGACCCATCTGGACAATGAGGGCATGCACGGCACGACCAAGATCTGGGCGGGGATCAATATCTTCCTGGCCTCGATCCTGTTCGGACTGGCCTATCTGCGGACCCGGAGCCTGGCCCTGCCGATCGGCATCCATTTCATGGCCAATGTCACCCAGGGCGGCATTCTGGGTCTCGGCGTGAGCGGGGCCTCTGAGGCGGGCCTGCTGACACCGACCCTGGCTAGTGGAATGACCTGGCTGACCGGCGGAACCTTTGGTCTGGAGGCCAGCTTGCCCGGCCTGGTCGCGGTGATCGTCCTGCTGGTGTTCCTGGCCCGCTGGCGCGGCGTGAAGCCCGCTGTCCAAAACCGCGAGGCCTAG
- the rsmA gene encoding 16S rRNA (adenine(1518)-N(6)/adenine(1519)-N(6))-dimethyltransferase RsmA gives MSLADMPPLRDALERHDLLARKSFGQHFLLDLNITRKIARLAGIGPEDVVVEVGPGPGGLTRALLETGARVVAIEMDSRFMPILAELGEAADQRLEVVQGDALKVDASRAVGGVPAHVVANLPYNVGTQLLINWLTGPFLPVSMTLMFQKEVAERIAAQVNDDAYGRLAVIAQTVCEAKIVMDLPARAFTPPPKVNSAVIKLVPRAVIPPAAELAALERVTAAAFGQRRKMLRSSLKALGGGDLCEKAGISPDIRAENVPIEGFLALARATLP, from the coding sequence ATGAGCCTGGCCGATATGCCGCCGCTGCGCGACGCCCTGGAGCGTCACGACCTTCTGGCCCGCAAGAGCTTTGGTCAGCACTTTCTGCTGGACCTCAACATCACCCGCAAGATCGCGCGGCTGGCCGGCATCGGTCCCGAGGACGTGGTGGTCGAGGTCGGGCCCGGTCCCGGCGGCCTGACCCGCGCCCTGCTGGAAACCGGAGCCCGCGTGGTCGCCATCGAGATGGACAGCCGGTTCATGCCGATCCTAGCCGAACTGGGCGAAGCCGCTGACCAGCGCCTGGAGGTCGTGCAGGGCGATGCCCTTAAGGTCGACGCCAGCCGCGCCGTCGGCGGCGTTCCCGCCCATGTGGTCGCCAACCTGCCCTACAATGTGGGTACCCAGCTGCTGATCAACTGGCTAACGGGCCCGTTCCTGCCCGTCTCCATGACCCTGATGTTCCAGAAGGAAGTGGCCGAACGTATTGCCGCCCAGGTCAATGACGACGCCTATGGACGGCTTGCCGTCATCGCCCAGACCGTCTGCGAGGCCAAGATCGTCATGGACCTCCCGGCCCGCGCCTTCACCCCGCCGCCCAAGGTCAATTCGGCGGTGATCAAGCTTGTTCCCCGCGCGGTCATCCCGCCGGCCGCCGAACTGGCCGCCCTGGAACGCGTGACCGCCGCGGCCTTTGGGCAGCGTCGCAAGATGCTTCGCTCCAGCCTCAAGGCGCTAGGCGGCGGCGATCTCTGTGAAAAGGCCGGCATCAGCCCCGACATCCGCGCCGAGAATGTGCCGATCGAGGGCTTCCTGGCGTTGGCCAGGGCGACCCTGCCCTAG
- the pdxA gene encoding 4-hydroxythreonine-4-phosphate dehydrogenase PdxA has product MTIAPLALSAGDPAGIGPEIIAKAWTALRWEGPPFMVVGDARSLAAAGSGVRVRTVTGPAEAMDLFPTALPVLDVPLLSPVIAGQASSTHAAQIIRCIETGAGLALSGSVSGLVTAPIAKAPLYEAGFAFPGHTEFLAELTAGAPCEGLRGPVMMLAAGNLRATLVTIHKALNDVSAALSVEAIVTAGMVTHQALKRDFGIAHPRLALAALNPHAGEGGALGREEIEIIEPAARVLRDLGVEVMGPAPADTLFHAEARARYDAVLCMYHDQALIPVKMLDFWGGVNVSLGLPIVRTSPDHGTGFDIAGRGLARADSLIAAIRMAAQIAARRAA; this is encoded by the coding sequence GTGACGATCGCCCCCCTGGCCCTGAGCGCCGGCGACCCCGCCGGCATCGGGCCCGAGATCATCGCCAAGGCCTGGACGGCGCTGCGCTGGGAAGGCCCGCCGTTCATGGTCGTGGGTGATGCGCGGTCCCTGGCTGCGGCCGGCTCGGGCGTCCGGGTCAGGACCGTGACGGGTCCGGCCGAGGCCATGGATCTGTTTCCAACCGCCCTGCCCGTGCTGGATGTCCCCCTGCTGAGCCCCGTGATCGCGGGCCAAGCGTCTAGCACCCACGCCGCCCAAATCATCCGCTGCATCGAAACCGGGGCGGGCCTTGCCCTGTCCGGCTCAGTCTCGGGCCTGGTCACGGCCCCCATCGCCAAGGCCCCCCTCTATGAGGCCGGATTTGCCTTCCCGGGCCATACCGAGTTCCTGGCCGAACTGACGGCCGGGGCACCCTGCGAGGGCCTACGTGGCCCCGTGATGATGCTGGCGGCCGGCAATCTGCGCGCCACCCTGGTGACCATCCACAAGGCCCTGAACGATGTTTCGGCCGCCCTGTCGGTGGAGGCCATCGTCACGGCCGGCATGGTCACCCACCAGGCCCTGAAACGCGACTTCGGCATAGCCCACCCGCGACTGGCCCTGGCGGCCCTCAATCCCCACGCCGGCGAAGGCGGGGCTCTGGGCCGGGAGGAGATCGAGATCATCGAACCCGCCGCCCGCGTCCTGCGCGATCTGGGCGTTGAGGTCATGGGGCCAGCCCCCGCCGACACCCTGTTCCACGCCGAGGCCCGGGCCCGCTATGACGCCGTGCTGTGCATGTATCACGACCAGGCCCTGATCCCGGTCAAGATGCTCGACTTCTGGGGCGGCGTGAATGTCAGCCTCGGCCTGCCGATCGTCCGCACCTCGCCAGACCATGGCACCGGGTTCGACATTGCTGGACGCGGACTGGCCCGAGCCGATAGCCTGATTGCCGCCATCCGGATGGCGGCCCAGATCGCCGCCCGCCGGGCCGCCTGA
- a CDS encoding peptidylprolyl isomerase, which produces MRPARSVKTLAAAGAASIIALAMASLGAPALAQDTAPVEATPPRAPAAPRPLSESVAAVVNDDIVSSYDLTQRMRLLMVSSGVQPTEENLPQLEQEALRSLIDERVQLQELRRVEKAQKITIISTDKEVDEQIDDIAKGNNANMTGAMLMAQLASQGVGAETFRSQIRIDSSWQNWISGRYGSRLRVGEDQIKAFQRRLAESASKPQYQVSEVFIDATRVGGMETAVNGATQLVGQMQQGAPFPAVARQFSSAATAANGGDAGWVGPGEMPPEVDAALEELRPGQLSRPIPVRDGVYIIYLRDKRAGAKTALVDLKQVAYPLAADASAQQVEAANSALLALKPQITSCSALEAAANKVDGLVAGDLGEAEITDLAPAFQAAASALDIGQVSDPIRTDAGLHLIAVCGKRQSGGNAPSHDQIENRLRGQQLALISKRYLRDLRNSATIETR; this is translated from the coding sequence ATGCGGCCTGCGCGTAGCGTGAAGACCCTAGCCGCGGCCGGAGCCGCGTCCATCATCGCCCTGGCCATGGCGAGCCTCGGCGCGCCGGCTCTCGCCCAGGACACAGCGCCGGTCGAGGCAACGCCGCCCCGGGCCCCGGCTGCGCCCCGCCCGCTGTCGGAAAGCGTCGCGGCCGTGGTCAATGACGATATCGTCTCCAGCTACGACCTGACCCAGCGCATGCGCCTGCTGATGGTCAGTTCCGGTGTTCAGCCGACCGAAGAGAACCTGCCCCAACTGGAGCAGGAAGCCCTTCGCTCGCTGATTGACGAGCGCGTCCAGCTGCAGGAACTGCGCCGGGTCGAAAAGGCCCAGAAGATCACGATCATCTCGACCGACAAGGAAGTCGACGAGCAGATCGACGACATTGCCAAGGGCAACAATGCCAACATGACCGGTGCCATGCTGATGGCCCAGTTGGCCTCGCAAGGGGTTGGCGCTGAGACCTTCCGCTCGCAGATCCGCATCGACAGCAGCTGGCAGAACTGGATCAGCGGCCGCTATGGATCGCGCCTGCGGGTGGGTGAAGACCAGATCAAGGCCTTCCAGCGCCGCCTGGCCGAGTCGGCCAGCAAGCCGCAGTATCAGGTCAGCGAAGTGTTCATCGACGCCACCCGCGTGGGCGGTATGGAGACAGCTGTAAACGGGGCCACCCAGTTGGTCGGCCAGATGCAGCAGGGCGCACCCTTCCCCGCGGTCGCGCGCCAGTTCTCGTCGGCCGCCACCGCAGCCAATGGCGGAGACGCCGGCTGGGTCGGCCCGGGCGAGATGCCGCCTGAAGTCGACGCGGCCCTTGAAGAGCTTCGCCCCGGACAACTCTCGCGACCTATCCCGGTGCGGGACGGCGTCTATATCATTTATCTCCGCGACAAGCGCGCCGGGGCCAAGACCGCTCTGGTCGATCTCAAACAGGTCGCCTATCCGCTGGCCGCCGATGCCTCGGCCCAGCAGGTTGAAGCCGCCAACAGCGCCCTGCTGGCCCTGAAGCCGCAGATCACGAGCTGTTCGGCTCTGGAAGCGGCGGCCAACAAGGTGGACGGACTGGTCGCCGGCGACCTCGGCGAAGCCGAGATCACCGACCTGGCCCCGGCCTTCCAGGCTGCGGCCTCGGCTCTGGATATCGGTCAGGTTTCCGATCCGATCCGTACGGACGCCGGGCTCCACCTGATCGCCGTCTGTGGCAAGCGACAGTCGGGCGGTAATGCGCCGTCCCATGACCAGATCGAGAACCGTCTGCGCGGCCAGCAGCTGGCCCTGATTTCGAAGCGCTACCTGCGCGACCTGCGCAACTCGGCGACCATAGAAACCCGGTGA
- a CDS encoding LPS-assembly protein LptD codes for MMDQRQGALPLRARLYLLGGVASLVLAATAAQAQQPLASTPPAPAIKAPPSDGLGEEGYYLESDLLIRDDKTGVLTARGEVEARYQGRTLRAEEVVYDTKAGVITAKGKVTLINGDGTAQFADEMTLDKELKAGFALGFSARMEENVKIAAVSAIRRNDSIQELNKAIYTPCEICADKLTPTWSVSADKVVQDKDRQLVYYKNAVIRLWGAPLMYLPVFWHPDPQATRSSGFLTPKLGASKRRGMSYQQPYLYVISPSQDVVLSPQINSSINPFLNAHWRKRFYSGIAEVRGGFTYEKDIDNRGERFGEATPRSYILARGLFDINDKWKWGFSAERTSDKLLFDNYSISDVYQQRGLFTSEDRRLSSQIYATRQDQRSYLSLSAVTVQGLRVSGIDAVTGLASFENSDVFPLIGPLVEGRWQPKDPVLGGRLRLQGTGVILTRSESPYGATLDGVDSQRGSVSADWRSTLTLKSGVRISPFAQARGDAYRVSDLPGADDSQTYSRALGVTGIDVSYPFFKPLKGGSVILEPLAQLAAGSESRRVPIVVGSSGTTRYLYNEDSTSFEFDETNLFRANKSPGFDLYEGGQRLNLGGRATVKYKDGRGASMLVGRSFRSEFDPLLPSRSGLQQKSSDWIVAATVTPVQGVTGFVRTRYAPDLASNKFRRIEAGLNAVHKVANGSVRYIKDQQDAVGAPLETFEMSGQLNLTKRWGITAYGGKDLVAGVWRRRDLGVVYNDDCIRIDVIYQNEDRFSQASTGGLKLQADQSVVFRLTLATLGDTGYSQ; via the coding sequence ATGATGGATCAGCGTCAAGGCGCTCTGCCCCTGCGGGCCCGCCTGTATCTGCTTGGCGGCGTCGCCTCGCTGGTGCTGGCCGCCACGGCGGCCCAGGCCCAGCAACCCCTGGCCAGCACGCCGCCTGCGCCCGCCATCAAGGCCCCGCCGTCTGACGGCCTGGGCGAAGAGGGCTATTATCTCGAGTCAGACCTGCTGATCCGCGATGACAAGACCGGCGTGCTCACCGCCCGCGGCGAAGTTGAGGCCCGCTATCAGGGCCGTACGCTGCGCGCCGAGGAAGTGGTCTATGACACCAAGGCGGGTGTCATCACGGCCAAGGGCAAGGTCACCCTGATCAATGGTGACGGCACGGCCCAGTTCGCCGACGAGATGACCCTGGACAAGGAGCTGAAGGCCGGCTTCGCCCTCGGCTTCTCGGCGCGCATGGAAGAGAACGTCAAGATCGCAGCTGTCTCGGCGATCCGGCGCAATGACAGCATCCAGGAGCTCAACAAGGCGATCTATACGCCGTGCGAGATCTGCGCGGACAAACTGACGCCGACCTGGTCCGTGTCCGCCGACAAGGTGGTTCAGGACAAGGACCGCCAGCTGGTCTATTACAAGAACGCGGTCATTCGCCTGTGGGGCGCGCCGCTGATGTACCTGCCGGTCTTCTGGCATCCAGATCCGCAGGCGACCCGGAGCTCCGGCTTCCTGACCCCCAAGCTTGGCGCGTCAAAGCGCCGGGGGATGTCCTATCAGCAGCCCTATCTCTACGTGATCTCGCCGTCTCAGGATGTGGTCCTAAGCCCTCAGATCAATTCAAGTATCAACCCGTTCCTGAATGCCCATTGGCGCAAGCGCTTCTATTCCGGCATCGCCGAGGTCCGGGGCGGCTTCACCTATGAAAAGGACATCGACAACCGGGGCGAACGCTTCGGCGAGGCCACGCCGCGCAGCTATATCCTGGCCCGCGGACTGTTCGACATCAACGACAAGTGGAAGTGGGGCTTCAGCGCCGAACGCACGTCCGACAAGCTGCTGTTCGACAACTATTCGATCAGTGACGTCTATCAGCAACGCGGCCTGTTCACGAGCGAGGACCGCCGCCTCAGTTCGCAGATCTATGCCACTCGCCAGGACCAGCGGTCCTACCTGTCGCTCTCGGCCGTGACGGTTCAGGGCCTGCGGGTGTCGGGTATTGATGCGGTCACCGGACTGGCCAGCTTCGAGAACAGCGACGTCTTTCCGCTGATCGGTCCACTGGTCGAGGGACGCTGGCAGCCCAAGGATCCGGTGCTAGGCGGGCGCCTGCGGCTCCAGGGCACGGGCGTCATCCTCACCCGTTCGGAGTCACCCTATGGCGCGACCCTGGACGGGGTCGACAGTCAACGCGGCAGCGTCAGCGCCGACTGGCGTTCGACCCTGACCCTGAAGTCCGGCGTGCGCATCTCACCCTTCGCCCAGGCCCGCGGTGACGCCTATCGCGTCTCCGACCTGCCCGGAGCCGACGACAGCCAGACCTATTCGCGCGCTCTCGGCGTGACCGGCATCGATGTCAGCTACCCCTTCTTCAAGCCGCTCAAGGGTGGCTCTGTCATTCTTGAGCCACTGGCCCAGCTCGCTGCCGGCTCCGAGAGCCGCCGCGTGCCGATCGTGGTCGGATCCAGCGGGACGACACGCTACCTCTATAACGAGGACAGCACCTCATTCGAGTTTGACGAAACCAACCTGTTCCGCGCCAACAAGTCGCCGGGCTTCGATCTCTATGAAGGCGGCCAGCGCCTGAACCTTGGGGGCCGTGCGACCGTCAAGTACAAGGACGGCCGGGGCGCCAGCATGCTGGTTGGCCGCAGCTTCCGCAGCGAGTTTGACCCGCTCCTGCCGTCCCGCTCGGGCCTGCAGCAAAAGTCGTCGGACTGGATCGTCGCGGCGACCGTCACCCCGGTCCAGGGCGTGACGGGCTTTGTCCGCACCCGCTATGCACCGGATCTGGCCAGCAACAAGTTCCGGCGCATTGAGGCCGGCCTCAATGCTGTCCACAAGGTCGCCAACGGCTCGGTGCGTTATATCAAGGATCAGCAGGACGCCGTCGGCGCGCCGCTGGAAACCTTCGAAATGAGCGGCCAGCTCAACCTGACCAAGCGTTGGGGCATAACGGCCTATGGCGGCAAGGACCTCGTTGCCGGTGTCTGGCGTCGGCGCGATCTGGGCGTCGTCTATAATGACGACTGCATCCGCATCGACGTGATCTACCAAAACGAAGACCGATTCAGCCAGGCCTCAACCGGTGGCCTGAAACTTCAAGCCGATCAGTCCGTCGTGTTTCGCCTAACCCTCGCCACATTGGGTGATACAGGGTACAGCCAGTAA
- the lptG gene encoding LPS export ABC transporter permease LptG has translation MSLGIGMVERYVLQRTMASLGAALAVLGSMVMLIAFVDIARNVGTRADINFFQLLYLTILQAPATILVLTPFIFLFGTLGAFVGLNRRSELIAMRAAGVSAWRFILPAAMAAFVMGVLTITLLNPLSTAMTAQYETTRDALMENYLKAAPKGTWLRQGDDKTQIVIRARARDQVDGSVRLRGVSLFVYTLNSKGVMDFSRRIEANEARLEPGFWRLIGVREATPGAGAIRSESLSIPSNLDDRTASERFNSPQAVALWRLPTTIARTEDAGFSATPFKLRYHQILATPLLFAAMSVLAAAFSLRLMRLGGLAALAGSGVALGFGFFFFNELCSALAKAEVLHPAVAAWTPPLVALLAGFTLLCYTEDG, from the coding sequence ATGAGCCTTGGCATCGGCATGGTCGAGCGCTACGTCCTCCAGCGCACCATGGCCTCTCTGGGGGCGGCCCTGGCCGTGCTGGGCTCGATGGTGATGCTGATCGCCTTCGTCGACATTGCCCGCAATGTCGGAACCCGAGCCGACATCAATTTCTTCCAGCTGCTTTATCTGACCATCCTGCAGGCCCCGGCCACGATCCTGGTGCTGACGCCGTTCATCTTCCTATTCGGCACGCTGGGCGCCTTTGTTGGCCTGAACCGGCGCAGCGAACTGATCGCCATGCGCGCCGCCGGGGTCTCAGCCTGGCGCTTCATCCTGCCGGCGGCCATGGCGGCCTTTGTCATGGGCGTCCTGACCATCACCCTGCTCAACCCCCTGAGCACGGCCATGACGGCGCAGTATGAAACCACCCGCGACGCCCTGATGGAGAACTATCTCAAGGCCGCGCCCAAGGGCACATGGCTACGCCAGGGCGACGACAAGACCCAGATCGTGATCCGGGCCCGCGCTCGTGACCAGGTCGATGGCTCCGTCCGGCTGCGGGGTGTTTCGCTGTTCGTCTATACGCTCAACAGCAAGGGCGTGATGGACTTCTCCCGTCGGATCGAGGCCAATGAGGCGAGGCTCGAGCCTGGCTTCTGGCGGTTGATCGGCGTGCGCGAGGCCACCCCGGGAGCCGGGGCGATCCGCTCGGAAAGCCTGTCGATTCCGTCCAATCTCGATGACCGCACCGCCTCCGAGCGCTTCAACTCGCCCCAGGCCGTCGCACTCTGGCGGTTGCCGACGACCATTGCGCGGACCGAAGACGCCGGGTTCTCAGCGACCCCGTTCAAGCTGCGCTATCATCAGATCCTCGCCACACCGCTGCTGTTCGCCGCCATGTCGGTCCTGGCGGCGGCCTTTTCACTCCGCCTGATGCGTCTCGGCGGACTGGCGGCCCTGGCCGGTTCGGGGGTTGCCCTCGGCTTCGGCTTCTTCTTCTTCAACGAGCTGTGCAGCGCGCTGGCGAAGGCCGAGGTGCTACATCCGGCAGTCGCCGCCTGGACCCCGCCCCTTGTCGCGCTTTTGGCGGGCTTCACCCTACTTTGCTATACCGAGGATGGTTGA
- a CDS encoding leucyl aminopeptidase, translating into MRIEFVPADLHAGATAAVAVLAHQAAALSPEARVIDEATGGALSRAIAGGRFTGAKGQILDLVAPHGLDAARVVLVGVDGVGAVEPEGIETAAAHAFQAVKATGVTELVLKLGADAETAARAAFGVKLAAYRFDRYRTTEKADKKPSVTVVKVAAADPVKAAKVFEGLDALANAILFSRDLVSEPANILHPEEFAARAKSLESLGLEVEILGEAEMAELGMGSLLGVGQGSVRESQLVIMKWNGAVDKAAQPIAFVGKGVCFDTGGISIKPADGMEDMKWDMGGAAAVAGVMHALAGRKAKVNAIGVLGLVENMPDGNAQRPGDVVTSMSGQTIEVINTDAEGRLVLADALWYTQERFKPQFMIDLATLTGAIIISLGHDYAGLFSNNDGLSEKLLVAGKAERENLWRLPLPAAYEKQIESPIADMKNIGGRPAGSITAGLFLQKFVNGVPWAHLDIASVAWRKPSTDPTVPDGAAGFGVRLLNRLVADAYEG; encoded by the coding sequence ATGCGTATCGAGTTCGTTCCCGCCGATCTCCATGCCGGGGCTACGGCCGCCGTGGCGGTTCTGGCCCATCAGGCTGCCGCCCTGTCGCCGGAAGCGCGCGTCATCGACGAGGCCACCGGCGGAGCTCTGTCGCGGGCCATTGCCGGCGGGCGGTTCACGGGGGCCAAGGGACAGATCCTGGACCTGGTCGCGCCCCACGGGCTGGATGCTGCGCGTGTCGTGCTTGTTGGTGTGGATGGGGTCGGCGCTGTTGAGCCGGAGGGGATCGAGACCGCCGCGGCCCATGCCTTCCAGGCCGTGAAGGCCACCGGGGTCACCGAACTGGTGCTGAAGCTCGGCGCGGATGCCGAAACGGCAGCTCGAGCCGCTTTCGGGGTCAAGCTCGCCGCCTATCGCTTCGACCGGTATCGCACCACCGAGAAGGCGGACAAAAAGCCGTCGGTCACCGTGGTCAAGGTCGCTGCCGCCGATCCGGTCAAGGCGGCCAAGGTCTTCGAAGGGCTTGATGCCCTGGCCAATGCCATTCTGTTCAGCCGGGATCTGGTCTCCGAGCCGGCCAATATCCTGCATCCCGAGGAATTTGCCGCCCGTGCCAAGAGCCTGGAAAGCCTGGGTCTCGAGGTCGAGATCCTCGGCGAGGCCGAGATGGCCGAACTGGGCATGGGCAGCCTGCTGGGCGTCGGTCAGGGCAGCGTCCGCGAGAGCCAGCTGGTGATCATGAAATGGAACGGCGCAGTCGATAAGGCGGCCCAGCCCATCGCCTTCGTCGGCAAGGGTGTCTGCTTCGATACCGGCGGCATCAGCATCAAGCCGGCCGACGGCATGGAAGACATGAAGTGGGACATGGGCGGCGCGGCCGCTGTGGCCGGCGTCATGCACGCCCTGGCGGGCCGCAAGGCCAAGGTCAATGCCATCGGGGTTCTGGGCCTTGTCGAGAACATGCCGGACGGCAACGCCCAGCGTCCAGGCGATGTCGTCACTTCGATGTCCGGCCAGACGATCGAGGTCATCAATACCGATGCCGAAGGCCGCCTCGTTCTGGCCGATGCCCTCTGGTACACCCAGGAACGCTTCAAGCCGCAGTTCATGATTGATCTGGCCACCCTGACCGGGGCCATCATCATCTCGCTGGGTCATGACTACGCAGGTTTATTCAGCAATAACGATGGTTTGTCGGAGAAACTTCTGGTGGCTGGCAAGGCTGAACGCGAGAACCTCTGGCGGCTGCCCCTGCCGGCGGCCTACGAGAAGCAGATCGAAAGCCCGATCGCGGACATGAAGAATATCGGCGGGCGTCCGGCCGGGTCGATCACGGCGGGTCTGTTCCTGCAGAAGTTCGTCAATGGCGTGCCGTGGGCTCACCTCGACATCGCTTCGGTGGCGTGGCGCAAGCCCTCGACCGATCCGACCGTGCCGGACGGTGCCGCCGGATTTGGCGTGCGCCTGCTCAATCGCCTGGTCGCCGACGCCTACGAAGGCTGA